In a single window of the Orenia metallireducens genome:
- the sigH gene encoding RNA polymerase sporulation sigma factor SigH, with product MEQNLNYQEYIDYDNMTDDEVVEYAQSGDKLALEYLIKKYKSFVKIKSRSYFLIGADREDIIQEGMIGLYKAIRDYRVDKLASFRAFAELCITRQIITAIKTATRQKHQPLNSYVSLNRPIFSEESDRTLLDVLRSSKLSNPEELFITYESYEILETSIKKMLSDLELRVLMEYLKGKSYQDIAISLKRHVKSVDNALQRVKRKLEEFLEKNDI from the coding sequence GTGGAACAGAATCTAAATTACCAAGAATATATTGATTATGATAATATGACAGATGATGAAGTTGTAGAATATGCTCAAAGTGGCGATAAATTAGCTCTAGAATACCTAATTAAAAAATATAAAAGTTTTGTAAAGATTAAATCAAGGTCTTATTTCTTAATTGGTGCAGACAGAGAAGATATTATACAAGAGGGCATGATTGGACTTTATAAGGCGATTAGAGATTACAGAGTCGATAAATTGGCATCTTTTCGTGCTTTTGCTGAGCTATGCATTACTAGACAGATCATTACTGCTATAAAGACAGCAACAAGACAAAAGCATCAACCTTTAAATTCTTATGTGTCTCTTAATAGACCAATTTTTAGTGAAGAGTCTGATAGAACATTATTAGATGTATTAAGAAGTAGTAAGTTGTCTAATCCTGAAGAGTTATTTATAACTTATGAGTCTTATGAAATTTTAGAGACTAGTATTAAAAAGATGCTAAGTGATCTAGAACTGAGGGTTTTAATGGAGTATTTAAAAGGAAAAAGTTACCAGGACATAGCTATTTCTTTAAAGCGCCATGTCAAATCAGTGGACAATGCTCTACAACGGGTAAAAAGGAAATTAGAAGAATTTCTAGAAAAGAATGATATTTAA
- a CDS encoding VanW family protein yields MANKSALINSFFIIIIVLMSSKIVYANNLSKSIINNIEVYQITDIISTYTTYFDKSDINRYKNIEISAKKINGEMIMPGEIFSFNEVVGPRTKEAGYKEAIEIINGEFVQGIGGGVCQVSSTLYNSVLLANLEIIERDNHSRPVAYIPMGRGATVYYNYIDFKFRNNSGSPIIIISRIVNNKLTITILGKDKGEYVEIITSAEKVLDPKVIKEVDKKLPSGAEEIIDPGAKGFEILVRRVVKKGNKIIKNEFVSKDIYSPKDTIIKINPKN; encoded by the coding sequence GTGGCAAATAAATCAGCTTTGATAAATTCCTTCTTTATTATTATAATAGTCCTTATGTCTTCCAAAATAGTTTATGCTAATAATTTAAGTAAAAGTATTATAAATAATATAGAGGTTTATCAGATAACTGATATTATATCTACTTATACAACCTATTTTGATAAGAGTGATATAAATAGGTATAAAAACATAGAGATATCAGCTAAAAAGATAAATGGTGAGATGATTATGCCAGGAGAAATATTCTCTTTTAATGAAGTGGTAGGACCAAGGACTAAGGAAGCTGGATATAAAGAAGCCATAGAGATCATAAATGGAGAATTTGTACAGGGAATTGGAGGGGGAGTATGCCAAGTGTCCTCTACTTTATATAACTCTGTTCTATTAGCCAATTTGGAGATTATAGAAAGGGATAATCATTCTCGTCCAGTAGCTTATATTCCTATGGGTAGAGGTGCTACAGTATATTATAATTACATTGATTTTAAATTTAGAAATAATAGTGGGTCACCCATAATTATTATATCAAGGATAGTTAATAATAAGTTAACTATCACTATCTTAGGTAAAGACAAGGGAGAATATGTTGAAATTATAACTTCTGCTGAAAAAGTGTTAGATCCTAAAGTAATAAAGGAAGTTGATAAAAAGTTACCTTCAGGAGCAGAAGAAATTATAGATCCTGGGGCAAAGGGTTTTGAAATTTTAGTAAGAAGAGTGGTAAAGAAGGGGAATAAAATTATAAAAAATGAATTTGTTTCTAAGGATATTTATTCACCTAAAGATACTATTATTAAAATTAATCCTAAAAATTAA
- the rlmB gene encoding 23S rRNA (guanosine(2251)-2'-O)-methyltransferase RlmB produces MVNVEGRNPVIEALRAGRRIEKIFVLHSAHGGAIDEIYKLAKKRNVRIEKVDNNQLDSMAGSHAHQGVIAVAEEIKYWDIDDLIKYAKKESDEPLLILLDELKDPHNFGSILRTVDAAGAQGVIIPNRRSVSFTPVVAKSSAGAIEYVPVAQVTNLSRTIDKLKDAGFWIGGADIDAKQTCYQANLKGALGLVIGSEGSGMRRLVKEKCDFLLRLPMKGHVDSLNASVAAGILIYETVRQREE; encoded by the coding sequence ATAGTTAATGTTGAAGGAAGAAATCCTGTAATTGAGGCTTTGAGAGCAGGAAGAAGGATTGAAAAGATATTTGTATTACATTCAGCTCATGGTGGAGCGATTGATGAGATTTATAAGCTAGCTAAGAAGAGAAATGTGAGAATAGAAAAGGTAGATAATAATCAATTAGATAGTATGGCAGGTTCCCATGCCCATCAAGGGGTAATAGCTGTAGCTGAAGAGATTAAATACTGGGATATAGATGATTTGATTAAATATGCTAAAAAAGAGAGTGATGAACCATTATTAATTTTATTGGATGAATTAAAGGATCCACATAATTTTGGTTCTATACTAAGAACTGTTGATGCAGCTGGAGCACAAGGGGTGATTATCCCTAACAGGAGGTCAGTCTCTTTTACACCTGTAGTAGCCAAATCATCTGCAGGTGCTATAGAATATGTACCAGTTGCTCAAGTAACTAATTTATCTCGAACTATAGATAAATTAAAAGATGCTGGATTTTGGATTGGTGGTGCAGATATAGATGCAAAACAGACCTGTTACCAAGCAAATTTAAAAGGAGCTTTAGGGTTGGTTATAGGTAGTGAAGGTAGCGGAATGAGACGTCTGGTCAAAGAGAAATGTGATTTCTTACTTAGATTACCGATGAAAGGTCATGTGGATTCACTGAATGCTTCAGTAGCTGCTGGTATATTAATTTATGAGACTGTACGCCAGAGAGAGGAGTAG